In Anaerolineales bacterium, a single window of DNA contains:
- a CDS encoding CpaF family protein, whose amino-acid sequence MSLLSKIEKEAQRPAVQTGAAAAPAGTTRLQQARPRPVAMPNEPRGDPYHGLKARVQNKLLAELDPSMDVSQTAEVRKTIEDLFESILTEEKIVLSRPERRRLFEQIVAEILGLGPLEPLLADESITEIMVNGGKNIYIERAGKIYREPAAFESDDHLMRIIDRIVSPLGRRIDESSPYVDARLTDGSRVNAVIPPISLVGPTLTIRKFAKIPITVEQMVEWGTVTAEAMEFLKACVIGRINMVVSGGTGSGKTTFLNLLSAYIPSNERIITIENAAELQLRQEHVVTLESRPPNIEGRGEVTIQNLVVNSLRMRPDRIIVGEIRSEEALDMLQAMNTGHEGSMTTAHSNSPRDTLSRIETMTLMAGMELPIRAIREQIASALELVVHVERLRDGTRKVSHIAEIQGMEGDVITMTDIYVFEQTGFENGKVIGRLRPTGLRPRFMDKIEAAGIRLPASIFGVGDRSRY is encoded by the coding sequence ATGTCCTTGCTGAGCAAGATCGAGAAAGAGGCCCAGCGACCGGCGGTTCAGACCGGGGCGGCGGCCGCTCCGGCCGGCACCACCCGCCTGCAGCAGGCTCGGCCGCGCCCGGTCGCCATGCCGAACGAACCTCGCGGCGATCCCTATCATGGCCTGAAGGCCCGCGTCCAGAACAAGCTGCTGGCGGAGCTCGACCCATCGATGGATGTCAGCCAGACAGCCGAAGTGCGCAAGACGATTGAGGACCTGTTCGAAAGCATCCTGACCGAAGAGAAGATCGTCCTCTCGCGGCCGGAACGCCGCCGCTTGTTCGAGCAGATTGTGGCGGAGATCTTGGGCCTGGGCCCGCTCGAGCCGCTCCTGGCGGACGAGAGCATCACCGAGATCATGGTCAACGGCGGCAAGAACATCTACATCGAGCGCGCCGGCAAGATCTACCGCGAGCCGGCCGCCTTCGAGAGTGATGACCATCTGATGCGTATCATCGACCGCATCGTCTCTCCGCTGGGCCGGCGCATCGACGAGTCCAGCCCGTACGTTGACGCCCGCCTGACCGACGGGTCCCGCGTCAACGCCGTCATTCCGCCGATTTCCCTGGTTGGCCCCACCCTGACCATCCGGAAGTTCGCCAAGATCCCGATCACGGTCGAGCAGATGGTCGAGTGGGGGACGGTGACGGCGGAGGCAATGGAGTTCCTCAAGGCGTGCGTTATCGGACGGATCAACATGGTAGTCTCGGGCGGCACCGGCTCGGGGAAGACGACCTTCCTCAATCTGCTCTCCGCCTACATCCCGTCCAATGAGCGGATCATCACCATCGAAAACGCCGCCGAGCTCCAGCTGCGGCAGGAGCACGTCGTCACCCTGGAATCGCGCCCCCCGAACATCGAGGGCCGGGGCGAAGTCACCATCCAGAACCTGGTGGTCAATTCGCTGCGAATGCGTCCCGACCGCATCATCGTCGGCGAGATCCGTTCCGAAGAAGCGCTGGACATGCTCCAGGCGATGAACACCGGCCATGAGGGATCGATGACCACCGCCCACTCCAACAGCCCCCGCGATACGCTTTCGCGTATCGAGACGATGACCCTGATGGCGGGCATGGAGCTTCCGATCCGGGCGATCCGGGAGCAAATCGCCTCAGCCCTGGAACTGGTGGTGCACGTTGAACGCTTGCGCGACGGCACCCGCAAGGTGAGCCACATCGCCGAGATCCAGGGGATGGAAGGCGATGTCATTACCATGACCGACATCTACGTCTTCGAGCAGACCGGGTTTGAGAACGGTAAAGTCATTGGCCGCCTGCGCCCGACCGGCCTGCGGCCGCGGTTCATGGATAAGATCGAGGCGGCCGGGATCCGCCTTCCGGCCTCGATCTTTGGTGTCGGCGATAGGAGCCGCTACTAG